Proteins encoded by one window of Nitrincola iocasae:
- a CDS encoding FIST signal transduction protein — protein sequence MSMDVFFEAEPSVEAFEKKLHGIYEQTQASTVLVFAADENNWTAEALNPVLLQAKASVLGGIFPQIIYAQQNYSKGVVFVALQSAVEWASLSGLSDITNNFDRQLEPLAEHWEAMPVPAIQLVLVDGLSTCISAMIDALFMNFGLVNNFIGGGAGSLSFMQKPCLLTPKGMLMDATLLVRLPLASGVGVSHGWQAISQSFKVTSSEKTCVKQLDWKPAFDAYQQVVEAHSGQEFNADNFYDLAKFYPFGVNKLDAEMIVRDPLMLSTDQAMVCVGEVPEGSFVRILNGTEESLLAAAAEACKRAQAAHRQQTDHPVQLGCFINCISRVLFEGDHLKNEIAKVSGDYPLFGALTLGEIANSGKDYLEFYNKTAVLGLLSEVES from the coding sequence ATGTCTATGGATGTTTTTTTTGAGGCTGAACCTTCAGTCGAAGCTTTTGAAAAGAAGTTGCACGGTATCTATGAGCAAACCCAGGCTTCTACGGTTCTGGTATTTGCAGCGGATGAAAATAACTGGACAGCTGAAGCTCTGAATCCAGTGTTGCTACAAGCTAAGGCAAGTGTACTGGGCGGGATTTTTCCTCAAATTATTTATGCGCAACAAAACTATTCAAAGGGTGTTGTTTTTGTTGCTTTGCAGTCCGCCGTTGAGTGGGCAAGCCTCAGCGGTTTGAGTGATATCACTAACAATTTTGATAGACAACTGGAGCCCCTCGCCGAGCACTGGGAGGCTATGCCTGTTCCTGCGATCCAACTGGTACTGGTTGATGGTTTATCAACCTGTATTAGCGCGATGATTGACGCGCTGTTTATGAACTTTGGCCTGGTTAATAATTTCATCGGCGGTGGTGCCGGTTCGCTTAGCTTTATGCAGAAACCTTGTTTATTGACCCCCAAAGGGATGCTGATGGATGCCACACTGCTGGTCAGGCTGCCTTTGGCGAGTGGTGTTGGTGTATCACATGGTTGGCAAGCGATTTCTCAATCCTTCAAAGTGACCTCGTCCGAAAAAACCTGCGTAAAACAACTGGATTGGAAACCCGCATTTGATGCGTATCAGCAAGTTGTTGAAGCGCATAGTGGGCAAGAGTTCAATGCAGATAATTTCTATGACCTTGCTAAGTTTTATCCATTTGGGGTCAATAAACTTGATGCTGAAATGATCGTCAGAGATCCGCTGATGCTTAGTACAGATCAGGCTATGGTGTGTGTAGGTGAGGTGCCGGAAGGCTCTTTTGTGCGTATATTAAATGGTACAGAAGAAAGCCTGCTGGCGGCAGCGGCAGAAGCCTGTAAAAGGGCACAAGCAGCACATCGCCAGCAAACGGATCATCCGGTGCAACTGGGGTGTTTTATTAATTGCATATCACGGGTGTTATTTGAGGGTGATCACCTAAAGAATGAAATAGCTAAGGTGTCTGGCGACTACCCTTTATTTGGCGCACTGACACTCGGTGAAATCGCAAATTCAGGTAAGGATTACCTTGAGTTTTATAATAAAACCGCGGTGCTTGGGCTTCTGTCCGAGGTTGAGAGCTGA